The Pontibacter pudoricolor genome contains a region encoding:
- the aroB gene encoding 3-dehydroquinate synthase has product MTETITIGSDALQLLKELLLNRAFSRVAVLVDENTLAHCYPLVKPYLPEHHLIQIQSGEIHKTLQTCEYIWQRMTELNLDRWSVLVNLGGGVIGDMGGFCAALFKRGLYFVQVPTTLLAQVDASVGGKTGVDFHGLKNHIGVYKEPVAVFINPGFLQTLPQREIKSGYAEIIKHWLIADGEMFEAQRHIGLFTENWEDLIRHSVAIKSAVVEADPLEAGYRKVLNFGHTVGHAVESFLMEKPGRELLHGEAIAIGMLCEAFLSVKKELLPKESLDKIETFLISVYEKVPFSEDEIQTISRFALQDKKNTGATINCTLLHRIGSAVYDQPVTLPEIQEALRYYSLL; this is encoded by the coding sequence TTGACTGAAACGATAACTATAGGCTCCGATGCACTGCAGCTGTTGAAAGAGCTGTTGTTGAACCGTGCATTCAGTAGAGTTGCGGTGCTGGTAGATGAAAATACACTGGCGCACTGCTACCCGTTGGTTAAACCATATTTGCCGGAGCATCATCTTATTCAGATACAAAGCGGCGAAATACACAAAACCCTGCAAACCTGCGAGTACATCTGGCAACGCATGACGGAACTGAACCTGGACCGCTGGTCGGTGCTGGTAAATTTGGGCGGCGGCGTGATAGGGGACATGGGTGGTTTTTGCGCAGCTTTATTTAAGCGCGGGCTGTATTTTGTGCAGGTGCCAACTACCTTACTGGCGCAGGTTGATGCCAGCGTTGGTGGCAAAACCGGTGTCGATTTCCATGGACTTAAAAATCATATCGGGGTTTATAAAGAACCAGTTGCCGTATTTATTAACCCTGGGTTTCTGCAAACTCTGCCGCAGCGCGAAATCAAATCAGGGTACGCTGAGATTATTAAACACTGGCTTATTGCTGATGGGGAAATGTTTGAAGCACAGCGCCACATCGGGCTTTTTACAGAGAACTGGGAAGACCTTATTAGGCATTCGGTAGCTATAAAATCCGCTGTTGTTGAAGCTGATCCGTTAGAGGCCGGTTACCGAAAAGTGCTGAACTTCGGCCACACGGTAGGGCACGCTGTAGAAAGCTTCCTGATGGAGAAACCGGGTCGCGAGTTACTGCACGGTGAAGCCATTGCTATCGGAATGCTCTGCGAAGCATTCCTGTCCGTAAAAAAGGAGCTGCTTCCGAAAGAGTCCCTCGACAAGATCGAAACTTTCCTGATTTCGGTGTACGAAAAGGTGCCGTTTAGCGAAGACGAGATTCAGACTATAAGCCGTTTCGCGTTGCAGGATAAAAAGAATACCGGCGCAACTATAAACTGTACCCTGCTGCACCGTATAGGGAGTGCAGTATACGACCAACCCGTTACCTTACCCGAAATACAGGAAGCACTGCGCTATTACTCCTTACTATGA
- a CDS encoding bifunctional 3-deoxy-7-phosphoheptulonate synthase/chorismate mutase type II, with translation MEFKGEDNFFRQITGGQTRPIIIAGPCSAESEEQVMQTALALREQQVDLFRAGIWKPRSRPNSFEGIGLQGLQWLGRVKRELGMRVSTEVATARHVEEALKQEIDVLWIGARTTVNPFAVQEIADALKGANVPVMVKNPVNPDLALWIGALERVYNAGITDVAAIHRGFSSYERSKYRNVPFWQIPIELKSKFRSLPLIVDPSHIAGNRELLLPVAQKALDLGYDGIMLESHPDPANALSDPEQQVTPAGLKEILSKLQVRKTTYDDQELINRAEKLRLQIDEADQQILRALTRRMELVEQIGYYKKQNNVQILQISRWKDIFRSRPEWAKELGMNPDFVAELYRLIHTESIRIQTRILNKED, from the coding sequence ATGGAATTTAAGGGAGAAGATAATTTTTTCAGGCAGATAACTGGTGGCCAAACAAGACCGATCATTATTGCCGGACCATGCAGCGCCGAGAGCGAAGAACAGGTGATGCAGACGGCACTGGCTTTGCGCGAGCAGCAGGTTGATCTGTTCCGGGCCGGCATCTGGAAACCACGTTCGCGGCCAAACTCTTTTGAAGGGATTGGCTTGCAGGGGTTACAGTGGCTGGGTAGGGTAAAGCGGGAACTAGGCATGCGCGTAAGTACCGAAGTGGCCACCGCCCGCCACGTAGAAGAAGCCCTGAAGCAGGAGATTGATGTGCTGTGGATTGGTGCCCGCACAACCGTAAATCCATTTGCCGTGCAGGAAATTGCCGATGCCCTAAAAGGCGCCAACGTACCTGTGATGGTAAAGAACCCTGTTAACCCGGACCTGGCTTTGTGGATCGGAGCATTGGAACGTGTGTATAATGCGGGTATTACCGATGTGGCTGCCATACACCGTGGTTTCTCCAGTTATGAAAGATCAAAATATAGAAATGTGCCGTTCTGGCAGATACCGATTGAGCTTAAGTCGAAGTTCAGAAGTTTGCCACTTATAGTTGACCCTAGCCACATTGCCGGCAACCGGGAGTTACTGTTACCTGTTGCACAAAAAGCGCTGGATTTGGGCTACGATGGCATTATGCTGGAGTCGCACCCGGACCCGGCCAATGCGCTCAGCGACCCGGAACAACAGGTAACGCCTGCCGGTTTGAAGGAGATTTTATCAAAACTACAGGTTCGCAAAACCACTTACGATGACCAGGAACTTATAAACCGTGCCGAGAAACTACGCCTGCAGATTGACGAAGCCGACCAGCAGATTTTAAGAGCACTTACCAGGCGGATGGAATTAGTAGAGCAGATAGGATACTATAAAAAACAAAATAACGTACAGATACTACAGATAAGCCGCTGGAAAGATATATTCAGAAGCCGGCCTGAATGGGCAAAAGAACTGGGCATGAATCCCGACTTCGTAGCCGAACTATACCGCCTGATCCACACGGAATCTATCCGGATACAAACCCGGATTTTAAATAAAGAGGATTAA
- a CDS encoding proline dehydrogenase family protein has product MNPVSNVSFDNTAVAFSSKSDTELYKMYLLFKTMNNNTLVKFGGKLLNTAINLHLPVKFIIKPTVFSHFCGGETIEESERAIKELSTYNIGTILDYSVEGEGNEKSFDATMNELLRTVEKARGNKAIPFSVFKITGLINIKLLEKVQAGITLTAAEKTAFERGRERVNTICKRCYEADVRVFVDAEESWIQEPIDNLTYEMMELYNKEKAIVYNTYQLYRHDRLAVLKRDYENAVAKNYYLGCKLVRGAYMEKEAKRAAEIGYANPINPSKQATDDLFNKALQFCVENIDRIAFCNGTHNEASCYLLMELMDKHNIARNDERVYFAQLFGMSDNLSYNLANAGYNVAKYVPYGPVREVMPYLLRRANENTAIAGQSSREFTLISKEMHRRKATK; this is encoded by the coding sequence ATGAATCCTGTTTCAAACGTATCATTCGATAATACTGCCGTTGCATTTTCATCTAAGTCTGATACCGAGCTGTACAAAATGTACCTGCTTTTCAAGACAATGAACAATAATACGCTGGTAAAGTTTGGCGGTAAACTTTTAAATACGGCCATTAACCTGCACCTGCCGGTTAAATTCATTATTAAGCCAACGGTGTTCAGCCATTTTTGCGGCGGCGAAACCATTGAAGAATCAGAGCGAGCCATCAAGGAACTGAGCACTTATAATATCGGAACAATACTGGACTACTCGGTAGAAGGCGAAGGCAACGAAAAGAGCTTTGATGCTACGATGAATGAGCTTTTACGAACCGTAGAGAAAGCCCGTGGCAACAAGGCAATCCCTTTTTCGGTGTTTAAAATCACTGGCCTGATCAATATAAAGCTGCTGGAGAAAGTGCAGGCCGGAATTACCTTAACAGCAGCTGAAAAAACTGCTTTTGAACGTGGCCGTGAGCGTGTAAATACCATCTGCAAAAGATGCTACGAAGCCGATGTACGCGTTTTTGTAGATGCTGAAGAAAGCTGGATTCAGGAACCTATCGATAACCTGACCTATGAAATGATGGAGCTCTATAACAAAGAGAAAGCCATTGTTTACAACACCTATCAACTATACCGCCACGACCGCCTTGCTGTGCTGAAACGCGATTATGAGAATGCCGTGGCTAAAAACTATTACCTGGGCTGCAAACTGGTGCGTGGTGCCTACATGGAAAAAGAGGCCAAACGTGCCGCCGAAATAGGCTACGCAAATCCGATAAACCCAAGTAAGCAGGCTACCGATGATCTGTTTAACAAAGCGCTGCAGTTTTGTGTGGAGAACATCGATCGTATTGCTTTCTGTAACGGCACGCATAACGAGGCAAGCTGTTACCTGTTGATGGAGCTGATGGACAAACACAACATTGCCCGCAACGACGAGCGTGTATACTTTGCCCAGCTATTTGGTATGAGCGATAACCTGTCGTATAACCTGGCCAATGCCGGTTACAATGTAGCCAAGTATGTGCCGTATGGCCCTGTAAGAGAAGTAATGCCTTACCTGCTGCGCCGCGCCAACGAAAACACCGCTATTGCCGGACAGAGCAGCCGCGAGT